In the genome of Campylobacter helveticus, the window CAAGAAAATTTTCAAGAAACTAGTGTAGTAAAAAAGAAATTAAGAAAAGGCATTAAATTTACCGTAGGACTAAATAGTCATCTTCTTAAGTATTCCCAATTTAATTAATAATATTCATCTACATAGATTTAGATATTAAATTTAATTAATATTCTTCTTTGACGAAGATAAATTTATTAAATTTAATTGTCAATCAAAATTAAAGACTAGACATTAAATTTAATTACTAATCTTTTAAGACAAGACATTAATAAAATTAATATTATCTATATGCTTAGGTGCAACTCATTTTTTTCTTTTTTCACACCCATAAGCAATTTATCAAAATTTTTAATACTCATCGTTGGAGTTTAAAAATTTCAAAAAAAAAAAAAAATAGATTTTAAATTCTTAAAAAAGTTTGATTTGCTTTTTGAGTTTAAATGTTTGTTCCCCTAAGGAATATTTTTAGTTTAGTTTCTCGTTTGTTGTCTTGTTTTGAAATTTGGTTGTTTTTGATTTTTAACTTTAGTTGATTTTTAGGATTAGTGTTTAAACGCACAAAAACATAGTTTAAATTGATTTTATTAGTGCTACTAGTATCTTTTTATGTTTTTGAAAAGTTTTTTGATTTAAGGGGTGTTTTTGTTTGATTATGGGAGTGTAGAAAATTTAAAATTCCCACAATTATGTTATGATTTTCTTAGAAGAGCAAGAAAACAATATTTACTTCGTCTCAAACAAACAATCTGATAATCTTTGTATTAATTTGAAAATGGCTTATTCCCAAAAAACTTATGTCCCTCACCTAAAAGAATATAATTTGGATTAACTCCATAAATTTTGTAAAGTTTTAAAAACATTGAAACCTGAATTTGATTTTTTCCAAGTTCAATAAATGAAATAGCTTTTTGAGAAGAATTTAAAGCCTTTGCCATTTCAAATTGTGTTAAACCTATAGTCTCTCTAATATCTTTAAATCTTTTTGGAATTGAATTGTAGATGGCTTCAATATGCTTTTTTTCTAGTTCCTCCAAATCCTCATTTTTTATTTCATTATAAAGGTCTTGATATTTAGCCCTCCAAGTGTAAAAAGTTGTTTTTTGGAAATTATATTCCTTAGCAACAGCATTTAAATCTTTGCCATTTATAAATTCTCTAAAAACTTTCTTTATGATTTCTAAGCTGACTTTCTTATTTTTGCCCATAGTGTTAAAATCCTCAATTAAAATTTTTAAGTTGCAAATCCTATAAAGTGTAGATTTGCTTTGTTGCCGTCTTAATTTTGGAAAGACAATCGAACACTTTATGGATAATATCATTTTTTCTCAAAATATTTACTATGAGTGCAAAGAAGTAAATTTTTAAAATAATACTATTTAGAATAAAATTATATTATTTTTATGCTATAATAACTTTTCATATCTCCTAGGAGCATAAAGATGATTTTAACGAGTTTTGATTTTTTTAAAGCACTTTCTGCAGAATATAACATGGAAATTAGTCAAATACTAAATTGTCTAAAAAGCACATTAGAACACAATCTAAAGTGTGGAAAACTTTTTTCAGAATTTAAAAACAATAAACTTTATTTTTACGAAATCATCTACAATCGTTTTGGAGAGAGAAGAAAGCAAGACATCAAAATCAAACAAAATATATATCAAAAATTACTCGATGATTTTATATACACTCTTAGAAAAGAATCGATTATGCAAAGTCGTAAAGCTATCAAAAATATCATCAAACAAGAAGGCGGAATCATTGAAGGAAAAATAACAGCTATAAAAAAACAAGGAATTGAAGTTTTAACACGCTTTGGATACGCATTTTGCCCCAATCAAAATATATTTATTAAAGACCTTAAAACCAAGCAATTTTATGTGGATAAAAAAATGTATTTTCATATTAAGAAATTTGGACTTTTGGGAAAAAATGCTTTGATTTTAGATAGAAAGCATATTAACATACTTTACAAAGAAGTTAATGATTTTATGGGCGATTGTGAAGTTTATCATATTGCAAGAGACATAGGAAAGCAAAGCTTTGTTTTTTGCACCAAACGACCAAATAAAGAACAAATAAAATCTTTGGCAAAAATTACCAACACAAAAATAAAAATAGAGTTAAGAAAATAAAGGAACATAATGCAACAAGGTAGTGGAAATGTAGGTGGCAGAGGTGATATTAATAATTATGGCTCAGGAAGATTCGCCCACCCAAATTTAGATTTTGGGGAGTTAAAAGAAAGAAATGGGGGCGGCGGAAGACATATTTTTCACGCATTAAGCGAAATCCAAAGATACCATGTTATCGAAGAGCGTAGTGATGAAATTCCAAAAGAATATTTTACTATAGAACAAATTCTAGACTACATAAAAATAGGCTTTAAGAGCGGTATGTTTGAAAGCTTTATTTTTGCAGGATTACTATGTTTTTTACAGGTTATCTATCCTAGTTACAAATATTATTTTTTAAATAAATCTTTAACCTACAACGAACAAATATTTTTTAGTCTCACTTCCTATGCTCCCATTTTAATTTCCACATTATTTATGATTTATATTTCCAAATACTACAAAGGATTGCTTACTCGCCGAGCTATTTTTGCTCTAATGAACGGCAGAAGTTTCTCTTTTTTACCAAAAGGCTTTGTAGTGTTTTGGCTATTTTCGTGGCTTAAAGAAATTTCTCTTAATAATCCAAAAGTAATTTATTCTTGGGCGGATTGGACTTTATGGCTCGTTCAATATTTTAAGCCAAATATCAACACTGAGCAACTATATGTATTTTATTACAAATACATTATCCCAGCCCTACACGACACTAGCTATTCTTTGCTTTACTCAATGTGTATTTTTGCATTTTTACCTTATTTAACCATTTTTTATAAGGGTTATAGAGAAAGAGTTTTAAAAAGAAATAATCAAAATGCTTATGATGAGTATTAAGAGCATAAAGTCAATTATAAAAGGATAAAAAATGAAAAACAAAATAAATGGGTTGTTTTCAAAGGATGTAGCAAAATACTTCATCGTTGCAAGTAGAGCAAACCGCAAAAATTGCTGTTTAAATTTTGACTTGCCAAAACAAATTAAACACTAAAGAAAAACAAATGGCGTTTTTTGGCTCATTTTTTAATTTATTTATAAAAAAGCACGAAGAAGAAAAAACTCTCATCGGCAAAGGCTTTGATTTGGAAGATAAAAAAAGAGAAAGGCTGATTGACATTTATCAAATTGACGATAATAGCAAAAATCATACCTTTACTTTTGGCTCCACAGGTGTTGGTAAAACAAGGTTGATTGAGGGACTTATCGAACAAGATATTCCTAAAGGTAAAAATATCGTCATCATTGACCCAAAGGGCGATATAGGACTTTTCTCAAAAATGGTTGAAATCGCTAAAAAATGTGGCAGAGAGCAGGAATTAATGTTTCTTTCGCCAATTTATCCCGAATACTCCATAAAAATTAATCCTTTGGCAAATTACTATATGGAAGAAGAGGTTATAGCCCACATCGTTTCAGGTGTGCCTGCTAAAGATGAGTTTTTTTATAATGTGGCTAATGAAACAACCACAGCCGTTGTTAAAGCCTTATTTGTCATTAGGCGTTATGAAAACGATAATTCCACTTTAAATTTTGAAGAAATAGCAGAAAAGGTTTATTATGGCGGTTTGATTGAACTTAGAGATAAACTTGAAGAAATTCAAAAAAATGGCTATGAAGATTCGGAACTTAAAGGTTTGCTTTCTTTATATGAGAGGGTTTTATCCTCCCCGCAAGATTATTTTGCAAAGGTATCTTCCACCTTAAGGACAACACTCACCCAAATGACTATGGGTAATGTGGGAAAAATTATAGGTATGGCACAAAAAAATACTTTTATTGATAAGCTACAAAATGATGAAGGTGTGCTTTTATATATTATGACAGGCTCAATGCTTACAAGGCAAGTCTCAAGCATTATTTCAAAGGTAACTATTTCTATGATTCAATCCTGCGTGGGTAGAATTTACGCCTCAGGTAAGAAATTTAAAAATACACTCAAAATTTACATTGACGAAGCTGCTTCTTCAGTGTATAGAGGCATAGAAACACTTTACGCACAAGCAAGAGGTGCGGGAGTAGCCATTATGGGTCTTACTCAATCTGCTGCCGATTTAGCAGCCGAAATAGGACAAGACGGAGCAAATAGGCTTTTAGAACTCACTAATACAAAAATCATTATGCGTTTAAACGATACAAAAAGCTCAAAAATGATTTCTGATTTAGGAGGAAAGCGTAGAGCTTTTTCATACTTTTTAACAGTTGAGGGAGGTATTACCTCAAGGGAAGTTGAAGAATTAAATATTGAAAATGATGATGTTACCACTCTACAAAAGAGAGAATTTTATTATTTTGGATTTGAGGGGCGTTTTAAGGGAAAAACCTTAAGAGTAAGCGATGGAAAATTGCAAGTTTTAATGCCAAATGTAACGAGAAAGTTGGCTAATGTTTGATTTAATTGAAGCTGTGATGGAGTTTATTTACAAACATAGAATTTTTAGAAAATTTTTCTACTATACATTTTGGAGCGTTTTAGGGATACTATGTTTCGTTTGGTTTTTAATCTATAAAAACACAGGCATTATTAATTTTCATTTAAAAATACTTTTTGATTTAAATACATATAGATATTTGATGAATATTTATGATAGAGAAATTGCCATTTTTCTTGCTTTAGAACAGATTACACTTCTTAGCATTATCTTTTATCAAAACTATAAATTAAAATCCCCCTTGGATAAATCAGAAATTGAAAAAATAGACATCAAAGAACTTTCTAAAATTTGGCTCAATGAAGAAGAAATTGTTTTGCAAGATACCCTAATGCAAGAATTAAAAAAACCTATTTTTGCACCTGATGACACCAAAATGAGTATGCTTAATGTGGCAAATTTTAATGATGAAAAAACTTTAATTTTTTGCAACGAGATACTTAAAAATCATTTAAACTACCTTAATTTAAAGCAAATAGAAAGTATCATAAAGCTAATTCAGTTGCTAGAAAAGAACAAGGATTGCCCTAGTGTTGTTTCGCACTGCAAAGAAGATTCAAACCGTTTTTATGGCGAAGATAGAAAAAATACCAAAAGAAACGATAATGCCCCAAAAATAGGTGCTGAAATAGTTACGCTTGATGGAAAAACAAGATATGATATTTATGCTGAAATTAGCCTTTACGAACACTCTTTAAGCGTGGCTAAAAAAATTATATCTTTACTAAATGAGGATAAAAATTTAAGAGCTTATAAAAAATCATTTATGGGAAAAGCTATTATTGCGGCTCTCGCACACGACATAGGTAAAATTAATAATTATAATCTCAAAAAAGAAGTCATTATTTCCACCCTTTCGCAAAATAATACAAAAGATTTTGTGTATAGTGCTTTGCAAAAATCTGTTCCACACCATCAGCTTTCTTATATGATTTTATATGATGGATTTAAAGATTGCCCCGAATTAAACGAGATTGCTAATGCGGTTAAAAAACATCATAATGGTATGATAGAAAAAGATGAAATACTACTCAAGCTTTTAGTAGAGGCAGATAAAAAAACAAGAGAAGATGAACTTGATGATTATTTGAAGAAAAATCCATCATTTGCCCCAAGTATAACGCCGACAAATTTACAATCGGAAAATCAAAATAAAAATTCACAACAAAATGTCCAAAAATCAGAAGAAATACGAAATCTAAACGATTT includes:
- a CDS encoding helix-turn-helix domain-containing protein, whose translation is MGKNKKVSLEIIKKVFREFINGKDLNAVAKEYNFQKTTFYTWRAKYQDLYNEIKNEDLEELEKKHIEAIYNSIPKRFKDIRETIGLTQFEMAKALNSSQKAISFIELGKNQIQVSMFLKLYKIYGVNPNYILLGEGHKFFGNKPFSN
- a CDS encoding type IV secretory system conjugative DNA transfer family protein, with amino-acid sequence MAFFGSFFNLFIKKHEEEKTLIGKGFDLEDKKRERLIDIYQIDDNSKNHTFTFGSTGVGKTRLIEGLIEQDIPKGKNIVIIDPKGDIGLFSKMVEIAKKCGREQELMFLSPIYPEYSIKINPLANYYMEEEVIAHIVSGVPAKDEFFYNVANETTTAVVKALFVIRRYENDNSTLNFEEIAEKVYYGGLIELRDKLEEIQKNGYEDSELKGLLSLYERVLSSPQDYFAKVSSTLRTTLTQMTMGNVGKIIGMAQKNTFIDKLQNDEGVLLYIMTGSMLTRQVSSIISKVTISMIQSCVGRIYASGKKFKNTLKIYIDEAASSVYRGIETLYAQARGAGVAIMGLTQSAADLAAEIGQDGANRLLELTNTKIIMRLNDTKSSKMISDLGGKRRAFSYFLTVEGGITSREVEELNIENDDVTTLQKREFYYFGFEGRFKGKTLRVSDGKLQVLMPNVTRKLANV
- a CDS encoding HD domain-containing protein, translated to MFDLIEAVMEFIYKHRIFRKFFYYTFWSVLGILCFVWFLIYKNTGIINFHLKILFDLNTYRYLMNIYDREIAIFLALEQITLLSIIFYQNYKLKSPLDKSEIEKIDIKELSKIWLNEEEIVLQDTLMQELKKPIFAPDDTKMSMLNVANFNDEKTLIFCNEILKNHLNYLNLKQIESIIKLIQLLEKNKDCPSVVSHCKEDSNRFYGEDRKNTKRNDNAPKIGAEIVTLDGKTRYDIYAEISLYEHSLSVAKKIISLLNEDKNLRAYKKSFMGKAIIAALAHDIGKINNYNLKKEVIISTLSQNNTKDFVYSALQKSVPHHQLSYMILYDGFKDCPELNEIANAVKKHHNGMIEKDEILLKLLVEADKKTREDELDDYLKKNPSFAPSITPTNLQSENQNKNSQQNVQKSEEIRNLNDLKTTYNKVSFEEKKKYYCLFILKAKISLEDLQETFSHILFKALEKEIYKENEKYFILIEQKNKTNAFNFFYDFGEILKQKDKNLKIGFAMFKDCADIEEAICGAKIALQSITGLENIIYKDYKDLQNNKKSKISLKDYTETNEDEATEQKSEKDLKDDFLETLEMFESIDKKVDTLEVVGSLEESFDIQKIEQILFEILKNQINTSKQKGFVNAVQIITHKNLVLVSKECLMEALSIALKDSVKNIERKANYLIRHYRYHNDENKRLIWFVGVDKGFYHSRYTLVENKQNYDFYCIPFDSKKTFGLSPSDLEMMKNNSDLKAIKVLQFNKNI